DNA sequence from the Catenulispora sp. GP43 genome:
CCTGCTGGCCGTAGGCGACGATCCAGGGCTCGTCCCAGACGTTCGTCACGGTCAGGCCGGCGCCGCGGCGCGAGCCCTCGTCGAAGGCGAAGTCCAGGACGGCGTCGCAGCCCTCGTCGATGTCGACGGCGACGACGATGCGGTGGTGGGCGTCCAGCACGTTCCCGCGGGCCACGATCACCGGGCAGCAGGCCTCGGCGAGGGTGCGCAGCGAGGTGGAGCCCAGCATCATGCCCTGGAATCCGCCGGTGCCGCGGTTGCCGACCACGAGCAGGTCCGCCTCATGGCTGGCCGCAGCGAGCACCTTGCCGGCGTACCCGGCGACGGCGCGCGCCTCGACCGGGACGGCCGGGTGTTGTTGGCGGGCCCGGGCCGCGCCGCCCAGGGCGATCTCCTCGGCGGCCTTGCGCGCGGTGGACTCGGTGTCGGAGGAAGTCAGCGAGTCCGGTGCCGGCGGGGTCAGCCAGTGGTAGGCGGTGATGACGACCAGTGATCCGCCGCGACGCGCCGCCTCGGCCGCGGCGAGGTCCAGGGCCCGCTCGCCGGGCAGCGCGCGGTCGTACCCGACGGCGACGACGGTGTTCATGGCGACCTCCACGGTGAGCGCGGTCTGTGGGCTCTTCTGCGGACTCTTCTGCGGGCTTGCCTGCCGGCTTGTCTGCGGGCCTTGTCCGGTGCCTGTTCGCGGGCTTGGCCGGCTTGTTCGGGGCTCGCCCGCGGGCCCGCCTTCCACGCTCGTCGCGGCCGCGCACCCCCGCCAGGGCTTGAGGTCCCGATCGTGGTCAGGCCGTTGGACCCGGCGTTCCCGGATTCGTGATGATGGTGATCGGTCCGTTCGTCCTGTCGGCCTCGGCGAGGCGGTTCACGAGGCGTGCGTACTCCGAGGACAGCCGGTCCTGTTCGGCGATCACCGCGTCGTGGACCTCGACGAGCTCGGCGAGGAAGGCGCGGGTCTGGCTCAGCTCCTCGTGGATCTCGGCGGCGACGGCGGCGCAGCCGTCGGCGGCCGCTGCCTCCTCCTCGGCGGCCAACCGCGCGGCGTGCTCCCGGCTGCGGGTGATCTCCACTTCGACGAAGGCCAGTTCGTCGGCCGCCTCGTCCAGGTCCCGTCGCAGGCTCGTGAGCATGGCCCGCTGCCGCCAGCGCGCGGTGTCCGGGGCCGGGTCCTTCTGCCGCCCCGAACGCTTCGGACGGTGCCTGCCCGCGATCCGACTGATGAGGCGCATGACTTCTCAGCCCCGCGGTGCCCTCACGACGGCGTAGCCGCCGGCCTGTACTCCCATGGCCTGCGCGCCTCCTCTTCCGGTTCCCAGTGGACCTCGGTGCGGGCGAGCGGCCCCAGGGCCGAAGGTCCCCAAAAGCCCGGGAAACCGGCGCCGATCACGCCCGCGGCACAACCACGACCGGGCAGTCCGCGTGGTGCAGCAGCGTGTGGGCGGTCGGCCCGGGGCGCATGCCGAGGTGGTCGTCGCCGCGCCGGTGCGCGCCCGCGACGATCAGGTCCGTGCTCCCGGTCAGGTCTGTCAGCGCCGCGCTCGGTGTGCCGCCCAGGACCTCGGCGACGACGTGGACTTCCGGATGCTCGGCGTGCCACGGGCGCAGCTGCCGCTCCAGGGTCGAGCGGATGTCGGCCCGGGCGTTCCGCTCTGCCTTGACCAGGCTGTCGGCGGTGTCGGGGTCGTCGGCCCCGATCCAGTCCAGGTCCCACACCGTGACCGCCTTCAGCTGCGCCCTGCGCATGGAGGCGTCGGCGAACGCGAAGTCCATCGACTCCTCAGCGGGATCCGCGACATCCACCGCGAGGAGGACCGTGTGGACGGGATCGCGCTGCGCGCCGCGGACGATCATCGTCGGGCACGAGGCCAGGGTCAGCGTGCGCATCGACACCGAGCCGAGCAGCAGGCCGGCGAACCCGCCGCGGCCGCGGTTGCCGAGCACCAGCAGGTCCGCGTCCCGGGAGGCCTCGGCCAGGGCGTCGGCGGCCGGCCCGGCGACGACCGCCGAGTCCACGGTCATGCCGGGATACCGCTGGCGCACCCCGGCGACGCCGGCTGCCGCGATCTCGTCGGCGGCCTCCTTCAGCGAGGTCTCCACGTCCGTCGGGAAGTAGCCGATCGGGCTCGTCAGGACGGCTTGGAAGGCGTTCACGACGGTGACCGAGCCGTTCCGCCAGGCCGCCTCCCGGCCGGCCTGGCCCAGGGCGCGCTCGCCGGACGGGCTCTGGTCGTACCCGACGACGACGGTGTGCTTCATGATGGCCTCCTTCTGCTTGGGCGGAACCGGGTCCGCGCCGCCGCCTTCAGCGCAGGCGGCGCAGGTAGGGATCGGTCGGGGTGCGCGGTTCGACACGGATGCGGAAGTCCGCCGCCGTCACGCCGTCCGGGGCGGCGATCAGGGGATTGATCTCAGCCTCGGCCACGCAGGTCTGCTCGGCGGCCAGCTGCGCCAGCCGGGACAGCACCTCGCGCACCACGACCACATCTCCTCCGGGCCGGCCGCGATAGCCGGCCAGCAGCCGGGCGGCGCGCGTGGAGCGCACCAGTTCCTCGGCGTCCGCGCCGGTCAGCGGGGCCAGCCGGTAGGCGCGGTCGGCGGCCAGGTCGGTGACGGTGCCGCCGATGCCGAAGGCCACCAGCGGGCCGAAGACCGCGTCGTCGTCGACGCCGACCAGCAGCTCCACGCCGGTCGGCGCCATCTCCTGCACCACCACGTCGGCCAGCCGGTCGCCGAACCTGTCCCGCAGCCGGCGCCAGCCCGCGCGGATCTCCTCCGGCCCGGACAGACCCAGCAGCACGCCGCCGGCATCGCTCTTGTGGATCAGCTCGGGCCAGTACGCCTTCAGCGCGACCGGGCCGCCCCAGACGTCCGCGGCGGTCACCGCGCTCTGTTCGTCGGTGGCCAGGACCAGGCGCGCGCAGCGGATCCCGTAGCAGGCCAGCAGATCCGCGGCACGGTCCGGCGGCAGCCAGCCGCCTTCGGGGTGAGTGGCCAGGAACAGGGAGATCAACCGCGCCGCGTCCCGCGAGCGGACGTCGGACAGCACCGGCACCTCGCCGCCGGGACGGCGCAGCCACGCCGCATAGGCGCAGGCATGACTCAGGGCTCTGGCAGCGTACTCGGCGTCCCCGTAGACCGGGGCGACCGCTCCGTCGGACCCCACTACGGTCCGGACCCCGGCAGCCTGATCCACCCGCACCGCGAGGGCGGGCACCGATCCGGTGCGGGCGTCGGCGGCGAGCGTCGCGGGCAACTCCGCCAGCGCCGTCGGGACCAGCAACAGCAGAACCGCGTCGACCTCGCCGGAGGCGGCCACGGTCTCCACCGCCGCACGCAGCAGATCCGCATCGGCCCCGGCCCCGGCGTCCACCGGGTTGCCGCAGTCGGCGGCCGGCCCCAGCAGGGTACTGAGACGCTCGCGCAACGCGCCGCCGAACTCCGGGACGGCCAGACCGGTCTCGACGCAGGCGTCGGCCCCCAGCACCCCCATGCCCCCGGCGTTGGACACCACCGCGACCCGGTTGCCGGTCGGCCGTGCGCCGGTCGCCAGCAGCGCGGCCGTCTCCACCAGTTCGGTGACCGAGTGGGTCGCGATGACGCCGGCCTGCCGGTACAGCGCCTCGCGGGTGATCCCCGGGGCCACGGAGGTCGCGGTGTGCGAGGCGGCGGCCCGGGACCCGGCCGCGGAGCGTCCCGCCGCGACGATCAGCACGGGCTTGGCGCGCGCCACGCGCCGGGCGTAGCGGGCGAACTTGCGCGGGTTGCCGAACGACTCCAGGTGCAGCAGCACCAGCCGCGTCGCGGGATCGCGCGACCACCAGGCCAGCAGGTCGTTGCCCGAGACGTCGGCCTTGTCGCCGAGCGAGGCGAAGGAGGCCGCGCCGATGCCGAGCCGGGACAGGTGGTCGAGCATCGCGATGCCCACGCCGCCGGACTGCACGCCGATCCCGGCCGCGCTGGCGATGGCAGAAGGTCCGATCACGGAAGATCCGATCGCGGTCGGCCCCATCGTCGCCGGCCCCGTCCCGGTCGGCCTGATCCGGGCCGGCCCGAGCGGGGTCTGCGGCCCGAACGTGGCGTCCATCGCCAGGTCCGGCCCGAACGAGGCGACACCCAGGCAGTTCGGCCCGACCAGCCGCATGCCGTGGCGGCGGCAGATCGCCTTCACGGTCATGCGCACCGAGGCCGACACCGGAGAAGTGATGATGGTCAGGGCCCTGACGCCGCGCCGTCCGCAGGCGGCGGCCGCCTCGACGAGCCCGTCCTGCGGTACCGCCACGACCGCCAGGTCGACCTGCTCCGGCAGCAGGTCGATCGAGCGCGAGCACGGCACGCCGGCGATCCGGTCCGCGTGCGGGTTCACCGCGAACAGCGGCCGGTCGAACCCCGCGGCCAGAAGATGGTCCAGGATCGCGCGCCCCACTCCGCCGCCGCGCCCGGCGCCGACCACGGCCACCGCGCGCGGCCGGAACAACGGTTCCAGCGACGCGGCGCTCGCCGCGAACTCGCGGTCGGCGACGACCTCCAGGTACGCGTCGTCCTCGGTGAGGTCGATCTCGTGGAAGACGGTGCCGCCGTGCTCGTACGCGGCGCTGTGGTTCAGTCCGGCCGAGGCGATGACGCGTTTCATCGCCAGGTTATCGGCCAGGGTCTCGGCCACGAACGTCCGGATCCCGGCGGCACGCGCGGCGCCGGCGAGGTGTTCCAGCAGCAGGGTGCCGATGCCGAGGCCGCGGTGGCCCTCGGCGACGGTGAAGCCGACCTCGGCGGCGTCGGCGTCCGGGCGCAGCCGCCAGGCCTCGCCCTCGCCGATGATCTCCTCGTCCTGGCCGTGGTGCGCCACGACCACCAGCGCGATCCGATCGGGATGCGGATCGCACAGCCTGCGGGCCGCTCCACGTCCGGCGGCGGTGCCGGAGGCGAAGAACCGCATGCGCGAACTCTCCGGGGACAACGCGGCGAACATCGCGATCAGGCCGTCGAGGTCCCCCTCGGCGGTGGGCCGGATCGACACCGTGGTGCCGTCGGCCAGCAGTGCGTGCACCGGTTCGCTCGGAAAGGCGGGCCGATCGGCGAGCGAGGCGGGTCCGTTCATGGCGTCCAGGTCCATTCGCGGATCTCCGGCAGATCCTCGCCGTGCTCGACGATCCAGGTCCGGTGCCGCGCCCTGGCGTCGGTCATGGCCTGCCGGATCGGCGCGGTCGTGGTGCCCTGCTCCTCGTAGCCGTGGAAGGCGAAGACGACCGGCTTGTAGCAGGAGAACAGGCCGTGCCGACCGGTGAGGTTGTCCCGCAGATGGATCTGGCCGGCGGGGACCGCGTGGTCGTGGATGGTCACGGCAGAAGGACCTTCTCTCCCGGGCGGGGGACGACAGCCGTCCACCGCAGGCGTTCGGTGATGCGCTCGCGCAGGAACTCGGCGGCTGTCGGCTCGCCGTGGACCAGGTAGGTGGTGTTCGGGGCCCGTACGGTGCCGAGCCATTCCAGGACTTCGGGGTAGTCGGCGTGCGCCGACAGGCCGGACAGCTGCACGATGCGCGCGCGGACCGGGACGTAGCGGCCGTGGATCTTCAGCGCTGTGGCGCCTTCGGTCAGGTCGCGGGCCCGGGTGCCGGCGGCGGCGAACCCGACGATCAGGACCGTGTTCCGCGGGTCCGGGAGCGCGGCCTGCAGGTGGTGCAGGATCCGGCCGCCGGTGGCCATGCCCGAGGCGGAGATCACGATCTGCGGGCCGTTGTGGACGTCGATGCGGCGGGACTCCTCCTGGGTCCGGGCCAGGCGCAGACCCGGGGGAAGGATCTCGGCCAGGCCGTTCTCGGTGACCGTCGGCAGGAACTGCGGTCGGTGGTCGGCCAGGGCCTCCGAATAGATGTCGAGCGCGGCCAGGGCCGTCGGGCTGTCGACGTAGATCGGGACGTCGCGCAGCACACCGCGCCGGGCCAGGCCGGCCAGCTCGTGCAGGATCATCTCGGTGCGGTCCACGGCGAAGGCCGGGATGAGCACCGTTCCGCCGTGTCTGAGCGTGGAGTCGACGGCGTCCTCGAACCGCGCCGCGGAACCGGCGTCGTCGTGGCGGCGGTCGCCGTAGGTCGACTCCAGGACCAGGGTGTCGGCGCCCTGGAACGGTGCCGGCGGCCGCAGCAGCGGATGGCGCGGGCGTCCCAGGTCGCCGGAGAAGACGATCGTCGAGGGCTGCGACGCGCCGTCCGGCCCCTCCAGGGTCAGCTCGGCCCAGGCCGAGCCGAGGATGTGGCCGGCGTTGCGCAGGCGGGCCTGGACGCCGTCGGCGATGCGGGCCGTGGTGTCGAAGTCGAGCTCGGTGAAGTACTCCAGGCAGCGTTCGACGTCCTTGGTGTCGTACAGCGGCAGCGCCGGCTCGTGCTTGCTCCAGCCGTGCTGGTTGGCGTGCTCGGCGTCCTCCTCCTGCAGATGCGCGGAGTCGCGGAGCACGATCCCGGCCAGCCGGATGGTCTCCGGCGTGGCGTACACCCGGCCGGTGAAACCGTCCCTGACCAACCGGGGCAGGTAGCCGCAGTGGTCCAGGTGGGCGTGCGTGACGACCGCCGCGTCGATGGACTCGGCGGCCACGGGCAGCGGCTCCCAGTTGCGCCGCCGCAGCTTGCCCAGCCCCTGGAACAGCCCGCAGTCCACGAGCACGGAGGAGCGCGTGGTGCGGACGAGGTACTTGCTTCCGGTGACGGTGCCGGCGCCGCCAAGGAAGGTCAGCGAGCCGGCGGATCGTGGTGCGCTCATGGCTTCTCCTCGCATGCCGACGCGGGCGGGGCGATCGTCCAATCGGAGGACACCGGGAACGGCACCCCCTCGAAGCCCGGCGGTCGGCTCGCAGCCCATCGGCTCAGAGCCCGCCGGTTCAGAGGCCGCCGGCTCTCAGGCGTCGTGCTCGTCGTCGGGGTGGTGCGGGATCCGGCGGCCGACGACCTTCTCGGTCACGATCTTGATGAAGTGCTCCCGCTCGCCCGGCGCCCACGGGTCGACGCCCAGCCCGGCCAGCCGGGTCTGCTCGGCGGGGCTGGTGATCAGCTTGGCGCGGCCCAGGAAGGTCACGTACCAGCCGTCGCGCGCCGCCTCGTCGATCCGGTCGACCTCGAAGGCGACGACGGTCTCGGCCACGCCGGCGCCGAACATCGAGCCCTTGCGGGTCCGGAACACCGGGTCGCGGCCGTCCAGCCGGAAGTTGACGATGAAGACGGCCGGCAGGGCGTAACGGCTGTAGACGATGCGGCCGATCGGCACCGTCGCGGCGAGGTCCAAGGCCTCGGCCTCGCTGAAGTGCTCCATGCGCTGTCCCACGGTCATGCCTCGATCGTGTCCATCGCCCGGGAGGCGGCAGAAGAGGCTTTGGACCCTACTTCCGAGGCCGTTCATTCCGGGTCGTCCGGGCGGGGCCGGATTAGAGTGGGCATGACAGACGCCGGTGCGGGCCGGCGGTCCGCCCACCGTCGGAAAGGCGGCTCGGGGATGGCCGATCGGGACATGGGCGAGCCCCGCAACTCTTTGCTCCCGCAGCTGCGGATGGACGAGCTGCTGGACGAGCTGATCTCCCGGGTGACCCAGATCCGGGCCACCCGGGACCGAGTGCAACAGCTTCTGCAGGGCGTCCTGGCCGTCTCCGGCGGCCTGGAGCTGGACCAGGTGCTGTCCACCATCATCGCCACCGCCACCGAGCTCGTGGACGCCCGCTACGGCGCCCTGGGGGTCATCGACAGCGCCGGGGAGCACCTGGAGCGCTTCGTCACCGTCGGGCTGAGCCAGCAGGAGATCGACGCCATCGGGCCCTACCCGACCGGCATGGGGCTGCTCGGCCAGCTCATCCGGCACCCGGTGCCGCTCCGGCTGGCCGACATCGCCGCTCACGAGTCCTCGTTCGGGTTCCCCGACAACCATCCGCCGATGCGGACTTTCCTTGGTGTTCCGATCCGGGTCCGGGACAAGGTCTACGGCAACCTGTACCTGACCGAGAAGCGCGGCGGCTCCCAGTTCGACGCCGATGACGAGACGCTGCTGACCGCCCTGGCCGCGGCGGCCGGCGTGGCGATCGACAACGCCCGCTTGTACGACGAGGCACAGCAGCGGCAGCGGCGCATGGAGGCGACCGCCGAGCTGACCCGGGCCCTGCTCTCCGGCGTCGATTCCCGGGACGTGCTCGCCGTGCTGGTCGAACGGGTGCGGGACATGGCCGGGGCGGAGCTGGTGATGGTATCGCTTCCGGGTTCCGCGGCCGGGCGGCTGACCGTCCAGGTCGCGGCGGGCACCGGCGAGAAGCGGGTGCTGGGCGAGTCGGCGCCGGTCGCCGGCTCCGAGGTGGGCGCGGTGTTCACCGACGGGATCGGGCACGCGATCGTCGACGGCGAGTGGGACGACGGGCCGTTGTGGAAGGAGCTCGGCCTGGGGCCGGCCTACATCGCCCCGCTCGGCGCGGCGGGCAAGGTGCGCGGGGCACTGGTGGCCGCCAAGCGGTTCGGGGCCCTGCCGTTCGACGCGGGTGTCGTGCGCATGCTGACCGAGGTCGGCTTGCAGGTCGCGGTCGCGCTGGAGCTGGCCGACCACCGGTCGGACGCGGACCTGCTGGCCCTGTACGCCGACCGGGACCGGATCGGCCGGGACCTGCACGACCTGGCCATCCAGCGGCTGTTCGCCACCGGGATGACGCTGCAGTCGGTCTTGAAGATCACCGAGAAGCAGGCGGTCCGGGACCGGGTGAACCGGGCCGTGTCCGAACTCGACGACACCATCAAGGTGATCCGCTCGACCATCTTCGCCCTGTCCGAGCACGGAGGGCCGGACGAGCCCGGGTTGCGGGCACAGGTGTTGCAGGTCTGTCAGGAGTCTTCGCCCGTGTTGGGCTTCACTCCCGCGGTGCGGTTCACCGGGCCGGTCGACTTCGAGGTCTCCGACGGCGCGGTCGAGCACGCGCTGGCCGTGACCCGGGAGGCGCTGTCGAACGTGGGGCGGCACGCACACGCTTCGAAGGCCGAGGTCGATGTGGAGACCGCCGACGGGTCGCTGGTGCTGCGGATCGCCGACGACGGGGTGGGGATGCCGGCGGACGCGGTCCGGCGCAGCGGGTTGGGGAACCTGGCCGACCGGGCTGCGGCGCTCGGCGGCGAGTTCTCGGTGGAGCCGGCTGAGGGTGGGGGGACGGTTTTGACGTGGCGGGTTCCGCTGGAGGATTGAGGGTGGGGCGAAGTCGGGGGTCGTGCGGCGCGCGGCTGGGTCGGGCTCAGCGGTGGCGGGACTGCCCGGACTTGATCTCGGAGACCATCACCGCGGCCTGCACGCGCCGGGTCAGACCGAGTTTCGCCAGCATCGCCGAGACGTAGTTCTTGACGGTCTTCTCGG
Encoded proteins:
- a CDS encoding GNAT family N-acetyltransferase; the encoded protein is MDLDAMNGPASLADRPAFPSEPVHALLADGTTVSIRPTAEGDLDGLIAMFAALSPESSRMRFFASGTAAGRGAARRLCDPHPDRIALVVVAHHGQDEEIIGEGEAWRLRPDADAAEVGFTVAEGHRGLGIGTLLLEHLAGAARAAGIRTFVAETLADNLAMKRVIASAGLNHSAAYEHGGTVFHEIDLTEDDAYLEVVADREFAASAASLEPLFRPRAVAVVGAGRGGGVGRAILDHLLAAGFDRPLFAVNPHADRIAGVPCSRSIDLLPEQVDLAVVAVPQDGLVEAAAACGRRGVRALTIITSPVSASVRMTVKAICRRHGMRLVGPNCLGVASFGPDLAMDATFGPQTPLGPARIRPTGTGPATMGPTAIGSSVIGPSAIASAAGIGVQSGGVGIAMLDHLSRLGIGAASFASLGDKADVSGNDLLAWWSRDPATRLVLLHLESFGNPRKFARYARRVARAKPVLIVAAGRSAAGSRAAASHTATSVAPGITREALYRQAGVIATHSVTELVETAALLATGARPTGNRVAVVSNAGGMGVLGADACVETGLAVPEFGGALRERLSTLLGPAADCGNPVDAGAGADADLLRAAVETVAASGEVDAVLLLLVPTALAELPATLAADARTGSVPALAVRVDQAAGVRTVVGSDGAVAPVYGDAEYAARALSHACAYAAWLRRPGGEVPVLSDVRSRDAARLISLFLATHPEGGWLPPDRAADLLACYGIRCARLVLATDEQSAVTAADVWGGPVALKAYWPELIHKSDAGGVLLGLSGPEEIRAGWRRLRDRFGDRLADVVVQEMAPTGVELLVGVDDDAVFGPLVAFGIGGTVTDLAADRAYRLAPLTGADAEELVRSTRAARLLAGYRGRPGGDVVVVREVLSRLAQLAAEQTCVAEAEINPLIAAPDGVTAADFRIRVEPRTPTDPYLRRLR
- a CDS encoding pyridoxamine 5'-phosphate oxidase family protein — encoded protein: MTVGQRMEHFSEAEALDLAATVPIGRIVYSRYALPAVFIVNFRLDGRDPVFRTRKGSMFGAGVAETVVAFEVDRIDEAARDGWYVTFLGRAKLITSPAEQTRLAGLGVDPWAPGEREHFIKIVTEKVVGRRIPHHPDDEHDA
- a CDS encoding MBL fold metallo-hydrolase RNA specificity domain-containing protein translates to MSAPRSAGSLTFLGGAGTVTGSKYLVRTTRSSVLVDCGLFQGLGKLRRRNWEPLPVAAESIDAAVVTHAHLDHCGYLPRLVRDGFTGRVYATPETIRLAGIVLRDSAHLQEEDAEHANQHGWSKHEPALPLYDTKDVERCLEYFTELDFDTTARIADGVQARLRNAGHILGSAWAELTLEGPDGASQPSTIVFSGDLGRPRHPLLRPPAPFQGADTLVLESTYGDRRHDDAGSAARFEDAVDSTLRHGGTVLIPAFAVDRTEMILHELAGLARRGVLRDVPIYVDSPTALAALDIYSEALADHRPQFLPTVTENGLAEILPPGLRLARTQEESRRIDVHNGPQIVISASGMATGGRILHHLQAALPDPRNTVLIVGFAAAGTRARDLTEGATALKIHGRYVPVRARIVQLSGLSAHADYPEVLEWLGTVRAPNTTYLVHGEPTAAEFLRERITERLRWTAVVPRPGEKVLLP
- a CDS encoding universal stress protein is translated as MNTVVAVGYDRALPGERALDLAAAEAARRGGSLVVITAYHWLTPPAPDSLTSSDTESTARKAAEEIALGGAARARQQHPAVPVEARAVAGYAGKVLAAASHEADLLVVGNRGTGGFQGMMLGSTSLRTLAEACCPVIVARGNVLDAHHRIVVAVDIDEGCDAVLDFAFDEGSRRGAGLTVTNVWDEPWIVAYGQQDPGIAEDVARIERERDDRLAALVRAFQERYPEARSFHQLAIGSAAGLLVDASRRADLLVTGARRHAEGRHGMLIGPVSQTLLQHAECPVAVVPLG
- a CDS encoding GAF domain-containing protein, with the translated sequence MADRDMGEPRNSLLPQLRMDELLDELISRVTQIRATRDRVQQLLQGVLAVSGGLELDQVLSTIIATATELVDARYGALGVIDSAGEHLERFVTVGLSQQEIDAIGPYPTGMGLLGQLIRHPVPLRLADIAAHESSFGFPDNHPPMRTFLGVPIRVRDKVYGNLYLTEKRGGSQFDADDETLLTALAAAAGVAIDNARLYDEAQQRQRRMEATAELTRALLSGVDSRDVLAVLVERVRDMAGAELVMVSLPGSAAGRLTVQVAAGTGEKRVLGESAPVAGSEVGAVFTDGIGHAIVDGEWDDGPLWKELGLGPAYIAPLGAAGKVRGALVAAKRFGALPFDAGVVRMLTEVGLQVAVALELADHRSDADLLALYADRDRIGRDLHDLAIQRLFATGMTLQSVLKITEKQAVRDRVNRAVSELDDTIKVIRSTIFALSEHGGPDEPGLRAQVLQVCQESSPVLGFTPAVRFTGPVDFEVSDGAVEHALAVTREALSNVGRHAHASKAEVDVETADGSLVLRIADDGVGMPADAVRRSGLGNLADRAAALGGEFSVEPAEGGGTVLTWRVPLED
- a CDS encoding universal stress protein, with amino-acid sequence MKHTVVVGYDQSPSGERALGQAGREAAWRNGSVTVVNAFQAVLTSPIGYFPTDVETSLKEAADEIAAAGVAGVRQRYPGMTVDSAVVAGPAADALAEASRDADLLVLGNRGRGGFAGLLLGSVSMRTLTLASCPTMIVRGAQRDPVHTVLLAVDVADPAEESMDFAFADASMRRAQLKAVTVWDLDWIGADDPDTADSLVKAERNARADIRSTLERQLRPWHAEHPEVHVVAEVLGGTPSAALTDLTGSTDLIVAGAHRRGDDHLGMRPGPTAHTLLHHADCPVVVVPRA